A genomic window from Lotus japonicus ecotype B-129 chromosome 1, LjGifu_v1.2 includes:
- the LOC130731675 gene encoding uncharacterized protein LOC130731675 yields MEQDLPTFIRPCKLRGNSSASSRPLIPGPTGVVQAAMIQRSSTTDGHLIPTQQFVRRVVEDGHDTDPDFHSNAWLSALQLGGSATPLGSITHHLERVDLIVAVIKSCTPNGFGDVSVTLKDPTGTVGASVHHKVFNESEFAKDINVGSVMLIQKVAVFSPRKSNCYLNITLPNIVKVFSSDCGPPSGTFTDITED; encoded by the exons atggaaCAAGATTTGCCCACCTTCATCCGCCCTTGCAAACTCCGAGGCAACTCTTCTGCAAgttctcgtcctctcattcccggCCCTACTGGTGTCGTCCAGGCCGCCATGATTCAACGCAGCTCCACCACCGACGGACACCTCATTCCAACCCAACAATTTGTTAGGCGCGTCGTCGAAGACGGTCACGACACTGATCCCGATTTTCACTCTAATGCTTGGCTTTCAGCCCTGCAATTAGGCGGATCTGCAACTCCTCTGGGCTCCATCACTCACCATCTAGAAAGGGTCGATCTCATCGTCGCAGTTATCAAATCATGCACACCAAACGGATTCGGCGATGTGTCAGTTACACTGAAG GATCCTACGGGCACTGTCGGTGCTAGTGTCCATCACAAGGTTTTCAATGAAAGCGAATTTGCGAAAGACATAAATGTTGGATCTGTTATGCTTATCCAGAAG GTAGCTGTTTTTTCTCCTAGAAAATCTAATTGTTATCTGAACATAACATTGCCCAACATAGTTAAg GTATTCTCTAGTGACTGTGGACCTCCATCAGGAACATTCACCGACATTACAGAAGATTGA
- the LOC130746181 gene encoding protein MAIN-LIKE 1-like yields MTPEPSRQTTPEPSPPSRQMTPQSSTESEHEVDVDPEVDVEPEVDAELECDAGARRDEVPVQTEAPFPGGPDDLSLLVRYPHHVAPCLWHHIIGTDPRYPDRGVLKFASAGMKLAKLTCEGEGDDMSAVRQRVEGTGLYPLFRCTYPEIDTPLLSALVERWHEDTSSFHMPFGEMTITLDDVSSILHLPMGDRFYTPGQASREQAAETCVLLLGGVATDYIMVFKAVKTIGLPVGFLQTLYTRDLAEHRHDHAARMWLLHLLGSTLFANKSGGHYTSVHWIGMLQHLDRVSEYAWGAIALATLYDALGHASRRKTKQMSGCSSLLVAWVFEHFPPTIIQRIEVPEYTEDQPRACKWMESRAGHAGLMERRVLFDEMTTEDVIWTPYEEYRSHRELHVRALYSGYIRTPIRAAVRPHLPERVLRQFGYVQPIPRHPSVVMGMSSSAEVVDAAYLDYESHLIPEGVPSIVDGVAVDDYLDWYTSVSHRFIIPDESRADLSAVASLCRAVDLLEQGLEVDDGPRRDTRSRTLLEKCLTVIRDLSRTQGVAFVGVRGGRGRGRGGRGGGGGDRGGGRGGGRGRRGRVGRRGRGQ; encoded by the exons ATGACTCCTGAGCCTTCTCGTCAGACGACTCCCGAGCCTTCTCCGCCTTCTCGTCAGATGACTCCTCAGAGTTCGACAGAAAGTGAGCATGAGGTTGATGTGGATCCTGAGGTTGATGTGGAGCCTGAGGTTGATGCGGAGCTTGAGTGTGATGCTGGAGCACGACGGGATGAGGTGCCGGTCCAGACAGAGGCACCGTTTCCAGGGGGGCCTGATGATCTGTCACTTTTGGTCCGTTACCCACATCACGTTGCGCCGTGTCTGTGGCATCATATTATAGGCACCGACCCGCGTTACCCCGATCGAGGTGTGTTGAAGTTTGCCAGCGCTGGGATGAAGCTGGCAAAGCTGACATGTGAGGGCGAGGGAGACGATATGAGCGCTGTTCGTCAGCGTGTGGAGGGGACCGGACTCTATCCGCTCTTCAGGTGCACCTATCCGGAGATAGACACACCCCTTCTATCTGCCCTCGTCGAGAGATGGCATGAGGATACCAGCAGCTTCCACATGccattcggggagatgactatcaccctggaTGACGTGTCGTCTATCCTTCATCTGCCGATGGGTGATAGGTTTTATACTCCCGGACAGGCCAGCAGAGAACAGGCAGCGGAGACCTGTGTTCTGCTCTTAGGAGGGGTAGCCACAGACTACATCATGGTGTTTAAGGCGGTGAAGACCATTGGCTTGCCGGTCGGGTTCTTGCAGACTCTATACACTAGGGATCTTGCTG AGCATCGGCATGACCATGCAGCACGGATGTGGCTACTTCACCTCCTCGGCTCGACCTTGTTTGCGAACAAGAGTGGAGGACACTACACTTCTGTCCATTGGATCGGCATGCTGCAGCACCTTGATCGGGTGTCAGAGTATGCGTGGGGCGCCATTGCGCTAGCTACACTGTATGATGCACTTGGTCATGCCTCACGGAGGAAGACTAAGCAGATGAGCGGTTGCTCTTCCCTCCTGGTAGCTTGGGTGTTTGAGCACTTCCCACCCACCATTATTCAGCGGATTGAGGTCCCCGAGTACACGGAGGACCAGCCCAGAGCGTGCAAGTGGATGGAGTCACGGGCTGGGCATGCAGGACTGATGGAGAGGCGAGTTCTCTTCGATGAGATGACGACAGAGGACGTCATATGGACACCGTATGAGGAGTACAGGAGTCACAGAGAGCTGCACGTTCGAGCTTTATACTCAGGCTACATCCGGACTCCCATCCGGGCGGCCGTGCGACCTCATCTTCCTGAGCGTGTGCTGCGGCAGTTTGGGTACGTGCAGCCTATCCCGCGACACCCATCTGTCGTGATGGGCATGAGTTCTTCTGCGGAGGTCGTTGATGCAGCATACCTAGATTATGAGTCACACTTGATTCCAGAGGGGGTCCCTAGTATAGTGGATGGAGTGGCAGTAGATGATTACCTGGACTGGTACACCAGTGTATCTCACCGGTTCATCATCCCGGATGAGAGTAGGGCTGATCTCAGTGCTGTG gCTTCTTTGTGTCGGGCCGTTGATTTGCTAGAGCAGGGACTTGAGGTGGACGACGGTCCCCGTAGAGATACACGCTCCCGCACTTTATTAGAGAAGTGCCTCACTGTCATCAGAGACTTGAGCAGGACCCAGGGGGTCGCTTTCGTTGGTGTACGAGGAGGCAGAGGTCGAGGCAGAGGAGGACgcggaggtggaggtggagatAGAGGAGGTGGCAGAGGCGGAGGCAGAGGTCGTAGGGGCAGGGTGGGTCGTAGGGGCAGGGGACAGTGA